The Chitinophagaceae bacterium nucleotide sequence CTGCTGCACGTGCCGTTTTGTTTTCGCCAAACTCTACAATTTTGTATAAGCTGCCGTCAACCTTAATAATCATACCCCTTGTGATGTCAGATGTATTTGCCATAAAACCTGTTGAAATTTTAATTTGAGGCTGCAAATATAAGGTAACTGACTCTGATGGCAAATTGAAGCAGGACATTTATGGAACCGGCTCCGGGTCTTTGTTACGGCAATTGTTGTGTCACTCACTTGTACGCCAAAGCTTTCCCCAACAGGGCACTTTAAGAATCTGTTTCAATGGAATTAAATTTCAGCCTTATTGAATCAGTTTTTGGCTTTTCATTTCAGTGTTTGATTGTAAATTGCCGGCATGAAGAAATATGTCCTTTTTCTTTCGCTCTGTATTGCAGCTGCACCTGTTCTGGCCTTATCGACAGTTGATTCGATTCCTGCGCATCTGCAGAACCTGTTACTGCCCGATTTTAAAATACTTCTACCCGATGGTAAGACCAATTTTTATACAGACAATCTTTCAAAAAATAAGCATACGATTATTATCAATTTCAGTCCCGAATGTGAGCATTGCCAAATTCAGATAGAAGAGCTGATTAAACATATTGATCAGTTTAAAGGAACCCAGATTGTGATGGCAACTTCTCTTCCCTTTGAGAAGATGAAACAGTTTTATGATGAATTGCAGGTTGCAAAATATCCCAACATCATTATGGGCCAGGATGTGTTGTTTTTCTTTTCAAAGTATTACAAGAACCATTACTTACCTGGAATAGCTGTTTATAATAAAAAAAGAGCTCTTCTTAATTTTTACGACGGTGGCGCAAAAACAGAAGAGCTGATTAAACTGGTAACTGATTAGTTTCTTTTGTTATTTGTCAGGTTCAACATTTACTTTATCATAAATCTGAAGATTGCTTTTTACTGTTTACTTTTTGTTTTGATGATAATCACACCATTTTTTCCTTTTTCACCGTAAGCTTTTGTTGCATCATTCCCTTTTAACACATTTATACTTTCAATACTTTCAGGATTAATTTTTCCTACATCTGCATAGCTGGTTTCTTTTCCATCAACGAAGTATAAAATATTTTCAGCGTTTACACCATCGCCAAACCCAATACTAAGTTTTGCGTTTTTAGTTGAAGTACCTTCAGAAGTCGTTATTGTTTGTGAATAGCCTTCCACAGAAACAGGTGCAAGTGCAGATTTTGTCCTATACCCAACTACGGTTACTTCTTTTTTCCCTTCAACTGGAG carries:
- a CDS encoding redoxin domain-containing protein, with amino-acid sequence MKKYVLFLSLCIAAAPVLALSTVDSIPAHLQNLLLPDFKILLPDGKTNFYTDNLSKNKHTIIINFSPECEHCQIQIEELIKHIDQFKGTQIVMATSLPFEKMKQFYDELQVAKYPNIIMGQDVLFFFSKYYKNHYLPGIAVYNKKRALLNFYDGGAKTEELIKLVTD
- a CDS encoding TonB-dependent receptor plug domain-containing protein encodes the protein MCCYCKRQKEKIIEALTLTDWNKKETFYKNKYGGIPPPPPPTAPSTVSVVAPVSIVTTVSPFSKLTGTVVPTVSVTGVNSNVAVVSEVNTLSPVTTTAHVAPVSVESKLTVATSPVEGKKEVTVVGYRTKSALAPVSVEGYSQTITTSEGTSTKNAKLSIGFGDGVNAENILYFVDGKETSYADVGKINPESIESINVLKGNDATKAYGEKGKNGVIIIKTKSKQ